A stretch of Myxococcus virescens DNA encodes these proteins:
- the rpmD gene encoding 50S ribosomal protein L30, with protein sequence MALKVKLVKSFAGASSDMLDTIRGLGLKKFGDERLLKDTPAVRGMAFKVKHLVTLETVSGDAPAPKRRKPAKIALRERAIAYQAKQNKA encoded by the coding sequence ATGGCGCTCAAGGTGAAGCTGGTGAAGAGCTTTGCGGGTGCGTCCAGCGACATGCTGGACACCATCCGTGGGCTGGGCCTGAAGAAGTTCGGTGACGAGCGGCTCCTCAAGGACACGCCTGCGGTTCGCGGGATGGCGTTCAAGGTGAAGCACCTGGTCACCCTGGAAACCGTTTCCGGCGACGCGCCGGCGCCCAAGCGCCGCAAGCCCGCCAAGATTGCCCTGCGGGAGCGGGCGATCGCGTATCAGGCCAAGCAGAACAAGGCCTGA